One region of Carya illinoinensis cultivar Pawnee chromosome 8, C.illinoinensisPawnee_v1, whole genome shotgun sequence genomic DNA includes:
- the LOC122274537 gene encoding uncharacterized protein LOC122274537, with protein sequence MDEPENKVSQILDELLSGNFEDLEGDAAVSLLQKHLQIKPIDLEKLTLPDLRGFQKINAKSSRKNMPKPRNTLMDIESSIHHLASPTPSRSPFAPLSLLQRRLLQSKPSSDPFSVPDFGEVDIATAKTGSPEVASGDFTCTSQTVVQGKSRRLSVGVDISSSGTCVGNLDNVGGTNMDNEVIDEQFSEHDANIYPHSNGSNNLEEKVEDMLGTVEVVASQTPNRIMADSSEEKLKLHSDFIVYDYIYLFSRYDKYL encoded by the exons ATGGATGAGCCAGAGAACAAAGTTAGTCAAATCTTGGATGAATTGCTATCTGGTAATTTTGAAGATCTGGAAGGGGATGCAGCAGTCAGTCTTTTACAGAAGCACTTGCAGATCAAACCCATTGATCTAGAGAAGTTAACTCTCCCAGACTTGAGAGGTTTTCAAAAGATCAATGCGAAATCTTCAAGGAAAAACATGCCAAAGCCTCGGAATACTCTAATGGATATAG AAAGCTCTATTCATCACCTAGCTTCACCAACACCCTCAAGAAGTCCATTTGCTCCATTATCATTATTACAGAGACGACTTTTGCAGTCGAAGCCCTCAAGTGATCCATTTTCAGTTCCTGATTTTGGGGAAGTTGACATTGCAACTGCTAAAACAGGTTCACCTGAGGTGGCTAGTGGAGATTTTACTTGTACATCTCAAACAGTTGTGCAAGGTAAGTCAAGGAGACTTTCTGTTGGAGTTGATATCAGTTCAAGTGGAACTTGTGTTGGCAATTTGGATAACGTTGGAGGCACTAATATGGATAATGAAGTTATCGATGAGCAATTCAGTGAGCATGATGCTAATATTTATCCGCACTCAAATGGATCCAATAACTTGGAGGAAAAG GTGGAAGACATGCTAGGAACTGTGGAAGTAGTGGCTTCTCAAACGCCCAATCGTATCATGGCTGACTCAAGTGAGGAAAAACTCAAACTACATTCAGACTTCATTGTTTATGATTACATTTATCTGTTTTCGCGTTATGATAAATACTTGTGA
- the LOC122274538 gene encoding uncharacterized protein LOC122274538: protein MVNLVSKVLIFSLFNRSGSLAGEHSGKDGIKGGFHHIWKMEVPVTVKTFIWKAIHEGLPTRKNLARRGVVDSALCPICKQVEETTCHVVWSCMAASDVWADQFSVVQKWDSRDMNFCSLWELLTTGLCLKQLEQVACVMRRIWLRQNQFIFEGKFADPKTVYSSVGTLKLNWDAGIEVEAGRMGASILVRDSTGEVIAVMAKVQESVFQPVLAELLALWRAVTFCLELGLTAVVFEGDAQSSIKEINSSDENCKWYGQILEDVKSILMDKSSWRVQYVSRKSNQAAHHLGKFALKYVEDEIVWMEEVPECIYSFIAADRQCNA from the exons ATGGTAAATTTAGTGTCAAAAGTGCTTATTTTCTCGTTGTTCAACAGAAGTGGCAGTTTAGCGGGGGAGCATTCAGGTAAAGATGGGATTAAAGGGGGTTTTCATCATATATGGAAGATGGAAGTCCCTGTAACTGTGAAGACTTTTATCTGGAAAGCTATTCATGAAGGGCTACCTACAAGGAAGAATTTGGCTAGGCGTGGGGTTGTCGATTCAGCTTTGTGTCCCATCTGCAAACAGGTTGAAGAGACTACTTGTCATGTGGTATGGAGTTGTATGGCTGCCTCTGATGTATGGGCAGATCAGTTCAGCGTGGTTCAGAAGTGGGATAGTAGAGATATGAATTTCTGCAGTTTGTGGGAGCTGTTAACTACAGGCTTATGTCTAAAACAACTTGAACAGGTTGCATGTGTGATGAGGAGGATTTGGCTTAGGCAAAATCAGTTTATTTTTGAAGGAAAGTTTGCTGACCCCAAGACTGTTTATAGTAGCG TTGGCACGTTGAAGCTTAATTGGGATGCTGGTATAGAGGTGGAAGCTGGCCGAATGGGTGCAAGTATTCTGGTTAGGGATTCGACGGGTGAGGTGATTGCTGTTATGGCAAAGGTTCAGGAGTCAGTATTTCAACCAGTTTTAGCAGAGTTGTTAGCTTTGTGGAGAGCTGTAACTTTCTGTTTGGAACTTGGACTCACAGCTGTAGTGTTTGAAGGGGATGCCCAGAGTTCAATCAAGGAGATTAATAGCTCAGATGAAAACTGCAAATGGTATGGACAGATTTTGGAAGATGTTAAAAGCATTCTTATGGACAAATCTTCGTGGAGAGTACAGTATGTGTCCAGAAAAAGTAATCAAGCTGCTCACCATTTAGGAAAGTTTGCTTTAAAGTATGTTGAAGATGaaatagtgtggatggaagaggttcCGGAatgtatttattcttttattgctGCTGATAGACAATGTAATGCTTGA